The Spirochaetota bacterium region TCATTGTGATAACTGGATATGCATCTGTTGATACTGCAATACAATCTATAAAATTAGGAGCTTACGATTTCATTCAAAAACCATTTGACATCGAAACGCTCAAATTGACAATAAAGCGTGCAGCATTAACCATCAAGCTAAGAAAAGAAAACGAACGATACATCGAAGAATTAAAAAAACTGAACAATTTGAAAAATGAATTTATTTCAGTCGTATCCCATGACCTTCGTTCACCACTGGCAACTATTGGCGCATACGTCAAATACCTTACCAAAAAAGATGATTTTCCGCAAAAATATGCCCGATACCTATATATTATAGGTGACATTGCTGAAAATTTATATGCGCTGGTTAACGAATTACTTGATATTTCCAAAATTGAATTAGGTATTTTGCATTTAAACTATGAAGATGTTGACATTAACGTAATTATTAATTCAACAATAGAAAATTTTTCAACCCTGGCAAAAGAAAAGAATAATGAAATTGTTTATTCACAAAAACCTGAAAATCCTATTATCAAGATTGATAAAATCAAAATTATGCAGGTTCTGAATAATCTTATAAGCAATGCAATTAAATTTACTGAAAATGGGATAATAGAGGTTTCAGCAATTTCCCATAACAAGGGAATCTTAATTTCTGTGAAAGATACAGGGATGGGAATTGACGAAGAACTCAAAAAAAGCATTCTTGATCCCTATATCCTTTTTCATACAAACGGAACACGAGGCGAAACAGGCACAGGACTTGGCCTTTCTATATGTAAACGTTTTGTTGAACTTCATGGTGGAACAATTTCTCTTGAAAGTGAATATGGCAAAGGTAGCACTTTTACAATTTATATTCCACACGCATCGCACTGAATGTATAACTGGTAACTGAAATATGAAAAAATATCTACGGGTTAGTTTCTCCAAGCACTATCCGCTTCTGATTATAGTGACTATCTCCCTCTGTATTATTGCGGTAAGTATCATCACTATTCAAACTATTTCTCGAATATATTCAACTTCAATTGAGTATTCAAAAAAATCAACAATTGAACACATTGAATCCATGAGTACATTAATTTATAAATTTACAAAAGAATCTAATGCACCTAATAAATCATTTGAACTTATACCTGTAAAAAATAATACCTCAATATATACTGCCTATATAGTTACCCCCACAGATGATGACAGATACTATAAAGTAACAAACGTAATAAAAGGAAGACCTCAAATTAGAAAATTAACACGGTATGATTCATCTGAGGAGTTTTTGATACGCAGAGGCCTTGCTCATGTTACCATTAATCCTGTAATAGAAAGTCAGGGTACTATTTCGTATATGGAAAGCTATATACCACTTCATGGGAATGGAAAACCACACTGTTTAATAGTGCAGTGGCTTGTACCAGATACTTTTATCCTGCAAAACAAATATGATGCGCTGATAAAATCGCTGATGCAAGCAATTGCCATTATTATTCTTACAACCATCATCGTTATTGTTGTTGTTTCAATCATTCATTCCTATCGCACAAAATCGCTGATTCATGAGCTATCGCATAGCATACAAAGTATTGCAACAGGCACTCTTGATATAGCACTCAATGACAGCATTGATGGCGAACTCAAACCTATTGCAACTTCATTTAACAGCCTTGTGGAAAAAATAAAGCATAATGATCAGATGCTGCAAAATGTGCAGGAAAACATGTATGCAGATATCTTCAAAAAAGGAGTAGTTTTATTAAAAGAGAATAAATTGAATGAAGCTATGGCATGTTTCACCGTAATGCTTATGTATAAGCCTCATAGTTTTGCCAGTCTTTTCAATCTTGGAGTATGCTATGCAAAGAAGGGGGATTTACAGTCTGCACGTAAATGCTTTGAGAAGTCTAGTGAATTAAACCCTGACAATGAACTTGCCCTGCGCTATATTGAAAAAATAAAGGCATTACAATAAATATTTAATTGAATGAACAAAAGCATTGAACACAAGGTAAAGCACCTCCCATCAAAACCTGGTGTGTATATTTTTATAGACCACAAAAAAGAAATCATTTATATTGGGAAAGCTGTATCATTAAAAAAACGGGTTGCTTCATATTTTCAAAAAAATCTTGATGCTAAAACACGCGTACTTGTGTCAAATATTAATGACATTGATTATATAGTTACGCAGAGCGAAATAGAAGCGCTGTTGTTAGAAAGCTCATTAATAAAAAAGCACAAGCCAAAATACAATATACAGCAAAAAGACGATAAACGCTTTCCCTATATTGCTGTTACACTACATGAAAAATTTCCACGAGTTATTTTTACCCGAAAACTCTTTCACAATGGCGATAAATACTATGGCCCCTACACTGATGCCCATGCTGCACGCAAAACTGTTTCACTACTTAATAAAACCTTTAAGCTCAAAACCTGTACCAAGGACATACCATTAAAGCAAGGTGAGCGTCCATGCCTTAACCATCAGATTGGCCGATGCCAGGGAGTATGCAAAGGGCTTGTTACCCAAGAAGAATACCGCAATGTAATTGAAACTGTTATGCAGTTTCTGGAAGGAAATATTGATCCAGTGTTGGAAAAACTTTCAGTACTCATGCACTCTTATTCAAATGCTATGCGCTTTGAAAGCGCAGCCCAGGTACGGGATATGATTTTTGATATACAGAAAATTTTGCAAACACAGCATGTGGTAACGCCTCTGGGACAAAATCAGGATTTTATAGGCGTTGCTACTCACCAGGATGATGCATACATACTTGTATTTCAGTTCAGGCATGGCAGTTTAAGTGGCAAGCGCATCTTTGTGTACAATAATGCTTCATATACCGATCGCTCAAGTCTTATTGCTCAATTTATGGTTGAGTATTATGCACACAATGAACCACCACACACAATTGTCATCACTGAAATGATCGATGAGGGCCCTATTGTTGAAGAGTACTTACAATCAAAAACATTACAAGCGGTGCACATTGTCACACCAAAAACTGATCATGAAAAAGCTGTGGTTCAATTACTTAAAAAAAATCTTGATTTGGCGATAGCTCAAAAGATTGCTCCATCCTGGCAAAAGGCTCTTTTTGAATTGCAAGAAGTACTCCATCTTCCCACATTGCCAATCGATATTGAATGCTTTGATATTTCTAATATTCACGGCGCCTTTGCCGTTGCATCCATGGTGCACTTTACCGATGGTATGCCAAATAAAAAAGAATATCGTCGCTATCGTATTCGCGCTTACACAAAGCCCGATGATCCTGGCATGATACATGAAGTTGTGGGAAGGAGATTGCAACATCTTCTCAATGAAGGATTACCCCTGCCCGATCTTCTTGTCATTGATGGCGGCAAGGGACAGCTTTCCAGAGCGCTTGAGGTTATGCAGGCATTAGAATGTTCTGTTCCTATTATTGCACTTGCCAAACGTCTGGAAGAAATTTATCTGCCACAGGGCACTGACCCCTTGAGGCTTCCAGCAACATCACCGGCGCTAAAAATGCTGCAAGCAATCCGAGATGAAGCTCATCGCTTTGCCATAACCTACCATCGCACACTCCGTAACAGGAATATAACCGCATCCGTACTTGACCAGATCAGTGGTATTGGCTCTCAGTATAAAAAGAAATTACTGCAAAACTTTGAAACAATTGAGCAGATTATGCAGTCAGATGCAACAACTATTGCCACTACAGCAGGAATTCCTCAAAAGGTTGCACAAAAAATCTACGACTTTTTTCACAGGAATGAAAGCTAACGGTGCCTCATGCTACAGGAGCTATCGCCCAATTATATTAATTTGTGTAAGACCGTTGATAATAAACTGAACTGCCATAGCCGAAAGAATTAGCCCCATCAATTTATGTATCACTGAAATGCCCGTCTTGCCTAAAATCTGCTGAAGCTTACCGGCAAGGGCCATCACAAGCATTGCAATACAAAATGTAATGACAGAAATAACCGATATTACGGCAAGCTTTATAGTGTCACCTTGCGCTTGCGAGCTGAACATAAGTAAAGCTGCAATGTTACCCGGCCCACATAAAAATGGAATGGCAAGCGGGAAAACGGCAATATCAGTTTCAGTGTCATAGTCTCTGTCATCAAGCTTCTGCGTTCTACGAGGTCGTGCCAGAAGCATATCCATGGCAATTACAAAAAGAAGAATGCCACCTGCAATCATAAATGCTCCGGGGGTTATCCCAATAAAACCCAAAAAAATATGTGCACTGAAAATGAAAAACAATGATACTGCTATTGAAATAGCCGTTGATTTAATAATAACCCTTTTACGGTATGCTGTATCATAGGGTGCCAAGTACGCAACAAAAAGCGGAATGAGGCCTAATGGATCCACAACAAACAAAAGAGTAAAAAATACTGTTGGTATAAACGTTGATTCCATCATACAACCACATATTTCACATCAAGAATCTCCGGTAGCTGTGAAAGCTTTTCAAGCACTTCTTGTTGGATATCCTCATCAATTTCCAGTATAACAAGCGCCTTGCCGCCCCGTCGTGTGCGTGCAAGATGCAGGTTAGCAATATTTATATGATTTTTTCCTAGGAATGTCCCTATAGCACCAATAACATTGGGCACATCGTTATTGTGCATCACAAGCATTCTTCCCGAAGGTATAAAATCAATGAGGTATTCATTACAGCGCACTACCCACGGCTGTTTTGCTATCACGGTTCCCCATAGTTCATTGTGCCCCAAGCCACCTTCTGCTTTTGCCTGTATAAGGTGCGCCCAATCACCGGATTGTGTGCTTTCGCCAACATGTACCTTTATACCACGCTCAGCTGCAATCATGGTGGCATTTACATAATTTAAAGGCCTATCAATATAGGGCGATAGTAACCCTTTAAGGTACGCTGCTGTCAGAGGGTCTCTGCTGTATTTACCAAACTCCCCTGAATAATACAATTGTACAG contains the following coding sequences:
- a CDS encoding tetratricopeptide repeat protein; this encodes MKKYLRVSFSKHYPLLIIVTISLCIIAVSIITIQTISRIYSTSIEYSKKSTIEHIESMSTLIYKFTKESNAPNKSFELIPVKNNTSIYTAYIVTPTDDDRYYKVTNVIKGRPQIRKLTRYDSSEEFLIRRGLAHVTINPVIESQGTISYMESYIPLHGNGKPHCLIVQWLVPDTFILQNKYDALIKSLMQAIAIIILTTIIVIVVVSIIHSYRTKSLIHELSHSIQSIATGTLDIALNDSIDGELKPIATSFNSLVEKIKHNDQMLQNVQENMYADIFKKGVVLLKENKLNEAMACFTVMLMYKPHSFASLFNLGVCYAKKGDLQSARKCFEKSSELNPDNELALRYIEKIKALQ
- the uvrC gene encoding excinuclease ABC subunit UvrC; amino-acid sequence: MNKSIEHKVKHLPSKPGVYIFIDHKKEIIYIGKAVSLKKRVASYFQKNLDAKTRVLVSNINDIDYIVTQSEIEALLLESSLIKKHKPKYNIQQKDDKRFPYIAVTLHEKFPRVIFTRKLFHNGDKYYGPYTDAHAARKTVSLLNKTFKLKTCTKDIPLKQGERPCLNHQIGRCQGVCKGLVTQEEYRNVIETVMQFLEGNIDPVLEKLSVLMHSYSNAMRFESAAQVRDMIFDIQKILQTQHVVTPLGQNQDFIGVATHQDDAYILVFQFRHGSLSGKRIFVYNNASYTDRSSLIAQFMVEYYAHNEPPHTIVITEMIDEGPIVEEYLQSKTLQAVHIVTPKTDHEKAVVQLLKKNLDLAIAQKIAPSWQKALFELQEVLHLPTLPIDIECFDISNIHGAFAVASMVHFTDGMPNKKEYRRYRIRAYTKPDDPGMIHEVVGRRLQHLLNEGLPLPDLLVIDGGKGQLSRALEVMQALECSVPIIALAKRLEEIYLPQGTDPLRLPATSPALKMLQAIRDEAHRFAITYHRTLRNRNITASVLDQISGIGSQYKKKLLQNFETIEQIMQSDATTIATTAGIPQKVAQKIYDFFHRNES
- a CDS encoding hybrid sensor histidine kinase/response regulator, whose product is MLSNQISILIVDDEEKICNRLASVIQREGYAVTTTTQPEKAIELLSTQNFDIILTDLNMPQKSGFQIMEYIQQSGLNVLIIVITGYASVDTAIQSIKLGAYDFIQKPFDIETLKLTIKRAALTIKLRKENERYIEELKKLNNLKNEFISVVSHDLRSPLATIGAYVKYLTKKDDFPQKYARYLYIIGDIAENLYALVNELLDISKIELGILHLNYEDVDINVIINSTIENFSTLAKEKNNEIVYSQKPENPIIKIDKIKIMQVLNNLISNAIKFTENGIIEVSAISHNKGILISVKDTGMGIDEELKKSILDPYILFHTNGTRGETGTGLGLSICKRFVELHGGTISLESEYGKGSTFTIYIPHASH
- a CDS encoding MarC family protein, which encodes MMESTFIPTVFFTLLFVVDPLGLIPLFVAYLAPYDTAYRKRVIIKSTAISIAVSLFFIFSAHIFLGFIGITPGAFMIAGGILLFVIAMDMLLARPRRTQKLDDRDYDTETDIAVFPLAIPFLCGPGNIAALLMFSSQAQGDTIKLAVISVISVITFCIAMLVMALAGKLQQILGKTGISVIHKLMGLILSAMAVQFIINGLTQINIIGR